One Prevotella melaninogenica DNA window includes the following coding sequences:
- a CDS encoding type B 50S ribosomal protein L31 — MKQGIHPENYRPVVFKDMSNGDMFLTKSTCKTSETVEFEGETYPVVKVEISSTSHPFYTGKSKLVDTAGRVDRFMSRYGKLKK; from the coding sequence ATGAAACAAGGTATTCATCCAGAAAACTATCGCCCCGTCGTATTTAAGGATATGTCCAACGGCGATATGTTCCTTACAAAGTCTACATGCAAAACTTCAGAGACAGTAGAATTTGAAGGCGAAACTTACCCAGTGGTAAAAGTCGAAATCTCAAGCACCTCTCACCCATTCTACACTGGTAAGAGTAAGCTTGTCGATACAGCAGGTCGCGTTGACCGCTTCATGAGCCGTTACGGTAAGTTGAAGAAGTAA